A stretch of Halichondria panicea chromosome 1, odHalPani1.1, whole genome shotgun sequence DNA encodes these proteins:
- the LOC135352206 gene encoding adhesion G protein-coupled receptor L3-like → MMIIPPIEQFTNNYLVESFTNFSSNYVTMYVTSEFFQTAQILLDDSVVTGWRNVVCSSGEICGHISRTNVSTGAHSIRHQNNSAVLGVSVYGFSSSNSYGYPGGMRLSPIQCNCGQNSICLNNMGQFNCSCLNGFGASLSGTDEVACNSVVCEAEEDSVWGLVFPATVAGFSYSQQCPQYRNGKTLGTANRFCTLGGVWEAVDIDNCTGEVFISLNDRANELYSRNASQNEVDDLLAVLAEATSVNATGNSTIFPQDLSTTNTIVKSSVNYLVQNVETASPMSSLNFSEEVINVLNNVLDERNTEGWESLQEDSSAESQQLLLSAELYGQYVSLALRSEAVDTGNMTEITLVRQNIVLAAIEVDTASLDNITFPEVVKVSEETGSAQTVIPAALLMEKGAQDGNVAVVNILFSNLEDFLPKTNLEMNTTRPVSQVISSQVFSKVKLTNFQAQATFRFTTQKFSEDEVAENAKCVFWSVSSDAANSRWSTEGVITVSVDEDEQMRVYDIVCESSHFTAFSVLMDVTGALNDTTPEIRFALSVVTYVGCSISIFFLLLSIVYFLTLRKELLARVHNFIHLNLSISLLLGYVVFLLGVETAVANKVACVFVAALLHYLFTTVFFWMLCEGIMLYLMLVLVFNRISKKWWIFFIIGWGVPVIPVAISAGIIHDQYGTEEYCWIAVGAGDKGAIWAFVVPMLLVVLVNIFFLLAALRSVYNLRKLTRQQSEKKESLQLFLQLFKTTVILLPILGLTWVFGLLSVNSSTIVFAWLFSIFNSLQGLFVFIFHVLRSEKVTNFLKQCRKRMDSVVSTSASGKNDLSKNPTSGVQLKPRHESRFSKCDHSSTMKDEASEVDNTEKSYIAGLLENDNN, encoded by the exons ATGATGATAATCCCTCCAATTgagcagtttacaaataaCTATTTAGTTGAGAGTTTCACTAATTTCTCATCCAACTATGTCACGATGTATGTTACTTCTGAGTTTTTTCAAACTGCACAAATATTATTAGACGATTCTGTTGTTACTGGCTGGAGGAATGTTGTCTGTTCAAGTGGAGAGATTTGTGGCCACATAAGTAGAACAAATGTGTCTACAGGAGCTCATTCTATCCGCCATCAAAACAACTCAGCTGTTCTAGGTGTTTCGGTGTATGGATTCAGCTCTTCCAATTCTTATGGCTACCCTGGAGGCATGAGATTATCTCCCATACAATGCAACTGTGGTCAAAATTCTATTTGTTTGAATAACATGGGACAGTTCAACTGTAGCTGTTTGAATGGATTTGGTGCTTCATTGTCTGGAACTGATGAAGTCGCCTGTAATA GCGTGGTTTGTGAAGCTGAAGAGGATTCTGTTTGGGGGCTTGTCTTCCCTGCTACTGTGGCTGGCTTTTCCTATTCCCAGCAATGCCCACAATATAGAAATGGAAAAACTTTag gtACTGCGAATCGTTTCTGTACactgggtggtgtgtgggaagCAGTGGATATTGATAACTGCACTGGGGAAGTATTCATCTCACTTAATGACAGG GCAAATGAACTATATTCTAGAAATGCATCTCAGAATGAAGTTGATGACCTTCTTGCTGTTCTTGCGGAGGCTACTAGTGTAAATGCAACAGGAAACTCCACCATATTCCCCCAAGACCTCAGCACTACTAATACGATCGTCAAGTCAAGTGTGAATTACCTCGTTCAAAACGTTGAGACTGCTAGCCCCATGTCTTCTCTCAATTTTAGTGAA GAAGTTATAAACGTTCTCAACAATGTTCTGGATGAGAGGAATACAGAAGGATGGGAAAGTTTACAAGAG GATTCTTCTGCTGAGAGTCAGCAATTGCTGTTGAGTGCAGAGTTATATGGTCAGTATGTGTCATTGGCACTAAGGAGTGAAGCTGTGGATACAGGCAACATGACGGAGATCACACTTGTGAGACAGAACATCG TGCTAGCTGCAATTGAAGTTGACACCGCTAGTTTGGATAACATTACCTTTCCTGAAGTTGTCAAAGTCAGTGAAGAAACAGGCTCAGCCCAAACTGTGATACCAGCTGCTCTTCTTATGGAGAAAGGTGCTCAAG ATGGAAATGTTGCAGTAGTCAACATTCTATTTTCCAACTTGGAGGATTTTCTTCCAAAAACTAATCTTGAAAT GAACACAACCAGACCAGTATCACAGGTTATTTCTAGTCAAGTCTTCTCCAAAGTAAAGTTAACTAACTTTCAGGCACAGGCAACCTTCAGATTCACCACCCAAAAG ttTTCTGAAGATGAAGTTGCTGAAAATGCAAAATGTGTATTTTGGAGTGTTTCTAG TGATGCGGCCAACAGCAGGTGGTCCACGGAAGGTGTGATTACAGTCAGTGTGGATGAAGACgagcaaatgagagtataTGATATCGTCTGTGAGAGCAGTCATTTCACAGCATTTTCTGTTCTAATGGATGTCACTGGAGCACTGAAT GACACAACTCCAGAGATCAGGTTTGCTCTGTCGGTGGTGACTTATGTCGGTTGTTCCATCTCCATCTTCTTTCTTCTATTGTCTATTGTCTACTTCTTGACATTGAG AAAAGAGCTGCTGGCCAGGGTTCATAACTTCATCCATCTCAACCTGTCTATTTCTTTGCTCCTTGGTTACGTGGTGTTCCTGTTAGGAGTAGAGACTGCTGTGGCCAACAAG GTAGCATGTGTATTTGTGGCTGCTCTCCTTCACTACCTGTTCACTACTGTGTTCTTTTGGATGCTGTGTGAGGGAATCATGCTCTATCTGATGTTGGTGCTTGTCTTCAACCGAATTTCCAAGAAATGGTGGATATTCTTTATTATTGGATGGG GTGttccagtgataccagtggcTATATCTGCTGgaattattcatgaccagTATGGCACAGAAGAGTA TTGTTGGATTGCTGTTGGTGCCGGTGATAAAGGAGCCATATGGGCATTTGTTGTACCAATGCTACTAGTTGTTCTG GTGAATATATTCTTCCTCTTGGCTGCTTTGCGCAGTGTCTATAATCTAAGAAAGTTAACCAGGCAACAAAGTGAAAAAAAAGAATCTTTACAGTTATTCTT ACAACTCTTCAAGACCACCGTAATTCTCCTTCCAATACTCGGGCTGACTTGGGTGTTTGGTCTACTCTCAGTCAACAGCAGCACTATTGTGTTTGCATGGTTGTTCTCTATCTTTAACTCACTGCAAGGCCTGTTTGTATTCATCTTCCATGTGCTCAGGAGTGAAAAG GTCACAAACTTCCTAAAGCAGTGCAGAAAGAGAATGGATAGCGTTGTATCAACTTCTGCCTCAGGAAAAAACGATCTG AGCAAGAATCCGACGAGTGGTGTTCAGCTCAAGCCAAGACACGAGTCTAGATTCAGCAAATGTGATCATAGTAGTACCATGAAAGATGAAGCCAGTGAAGTCGATAATACAGAGAAGTCGTACATTGCTGGATTGCTTGAAAATGATAACAATTAA
- the LOC135352208 gene encoding uncharacterized protein LOC135352208, which yields MVGFPRNLGNDLFLLITNPESSAVNFTVTPINISGNISNSSTRANVPSSFEVLSVNERNKGILVEADGNINLYGISFSSFTADAYLALPCSEMAVDEYEYYGISYDTVSSSFPSVILLVACENKTVVKFNSLTITLNSMETYQIESVNDLTGTRITSSKPLSVFSGSDCANVPPSIGGCDHLVEQVPPTVTWGSKFLVASLEGRSSGERVRVLSARAASVAVNCNTVVSVSEFQLQSGGSFREFEIPINSFCSIESTSPVLVAQYAYGFASDGMGDPFMMIIPPIEQFTNNYFVEAFPIFVSNYVTVYVSSEFFQTAQLLLDNSIVTGWRNVVCSSGEICGHISRMSVSPGTHSIHHQNSSAVLGVSVYGFSFTSYGYPGGMRLSPIQCNCGQNSICLHNMGQFNCSCLNGFAVSLSGTDEVVCNAITCPPLTAPTNGSVTSSSDENGNYVFNAMANHSCETGFVLVGNNTRTCTGDGSSTTGVFDGVAAICESITCPPLTAPVNGFVTYSSSTSDENGNYAFNAMANHSCDTGFVLVGNNTRTCTGDGSSTTGVFDGEAATCESITCPPLTAPTNGSVTYSSSTSDEKGNYAFNAMANHGCDTGFVLVGNNTRTCTGDGSSTTGVFDGETAFCELICVLPIPPLNGVLLTNTDQTESSVITFQCDPGFSLVGTETATCNNSGLWDPDPALLECVAITGAWIAALSGGVVAILVVLILLVVIFFLVVTITKKRKKTRQLSGNEVPIVPAVPVYEEVYLAMTPRTQDIQLESNEAYGQTARQNIKLQSNQAYGEIRYVKYLD from the exons ATGGTTGGTTTCCCAAGAAATTTGGGTAACGATTTGTTTTTGTTGATTACAAACCCAGAGTCAAGTGCTGTTAATTTCACAGTCACTCCAATTAATATCAGTGGGAACATTTCTAACTCTTCCACTAGGGCAAACGTTCCATCCAGTTTTGAGGTTTTATCTGTCAATGAAAGGAACAAGGGGATCCTTGTTGAAGCCGATGGAAACATCAATTTGTATGGGATATCTTTTAGTTCATTTACTGCAGATGCTTATTTAGCGTTACCATGTTCTGAAATGGCAGTGGATGAATACGAGTATTATGGAATCTCCTATGACACCGTTAGTAGTAGCTTTCCTAGTGTGATTTTGTTGGTGGCTTGTGAAAATAAAACTGTTGTAAAATTCAATTCCTTAACAATAACACTCAATAGTATGGAAACATATCAGATTGAAAGTGTTAATGATCTCACAGGAACAAGAATAACTAGCTCCAAACCTTTGTCTGTGTTTAGTGGATCTGATTGTGCTAATGTTCCTCCAAGTATAGGCGGCTGTGATCACTTGGTTGAACAAGTGCCTCCGACTGTGACATGGGGCTCAAAATTCCTCGTGGCTTCTCTCGAGGGTAGATCTTCTGGTGAACGTGTTCGTGTTCTTAGTGCCCGAGCAGCAAGCGTAGCTGTGAACTGCAACACTGTTGTATCAGTCAGTGAATTCCAGTTACAGAGTGGAGGGAGCTTCAGAGAATTTGAAATCCCTATTAACAGTTTCTGTAGCATTGAATCCACTTCTCCAGTACTGGTCGCACAGTATGCGTATGGTTTTGCGAGTGATGGTATGGGAGACCCATTCATGATGATAATCCCTCCAATTgagcagtttacaaataaCTACTTCGTTGAAGCGTTTCCTATTTTCGTATCCAACTATGTCACGGTGTATGTTTCTTCTGAGTTTTTTCAAACTGCACAACTATTATTAGACAATTCCATTGTTACTGGCTGGAGGAATGTTGTCTGTTCAAGTGGAGAGATTTGTGGCCACATAAGTAGAATGAGTGTGTCTCCTGGAACTCATTCTATCCACCATCAAAACAGCTCAGCCGTTCTAGGTGTTTCAGTGTATGGATTCTCTTTCACTTCTTATGGTTACCCTGGAGGCATGAGATTATCTCCCATACAATGCAACTGTGGTCAAAATTCTATTTGTTTGCATAACATGGGACAATTCAACTGTAGCTGCTTGAATGGCTTTGCAGTTTCATTATCTGGAACTGATGAAGTCGTCTGTAATG CTATAACCTGCCCTCCTTTGACTGCTCCTACCAATGGCTCTGTGACATCTTCTTCTGATGAAAACGGCAACTATGTTTTCAATGCAATGGCTAACCACAGTTGTGAAACTGGGTTTGTTCTGGTTGGTAACAACACAAggacttgcactggagatggtaGCAGCACTACCGGTGTATTTGATGGAGTAGCAGCAATTTGTGAAT CTATAACCTGTCCTCCCTTGACTGCTCCTGTCAATGGATTTGTGACATACAGTAGTTCTACTTCTGATGAAAACGGCAACTATGCTTTCAATGCAATGGCTAACCACAGTTGTGATACTGGGTTTGTTCTGGTTGGTAACAACACAAggacttgcactggagatggtaGCAGCACTACCGGTGTTTTTGATGGAGAAGCAGCAACTTGTGAAT CTATAACCTGTCCTCCTTTGACTGCTCCTACCAATGGCTCTGTGACATACAGTAGTTCTACTTCTGATGAAAAGGGCAACTATGCTTTCAATGCAATGGCTAACCACggttgtgacactgggtttgttctggttggtaacaacacaaggacttgcactggagatggtaGCAGCACTACAGGTGTTTTTGATGGAGAAACAGCATTTTGTGAAC TAATCTGTGTCCTGCCCATCCCTCCACTTAATGGAGTGTTGCTCACCAACACTGACCAAACCGAGAGCTCAGTCATTACCTTCCAATGTGACCCTGGTTTTTCACTGGTGGGTACAGAGACTGCCACTTGTAACAACTCTGGTTTATGGGATCCTGACCCGGCTCTATTGGAGT GTGTGGCAATAACTGGTGCATGGATTGCTGCTCTATCTGGAGGTGTTGTTGCTATACTGGTGGTACTGATCTTACTGGTCGTCATATTTTTCTTAGTAGTCACTATcacaaagaaaagaaaaa AAACTAGACAACTGTCAGGCAATGAAGTTCCAATAGTCCCAGCTGTTCCAGTATACGAGGAAGTGTACCTAGCAATGACACCAAGAACACAAGACATTCAATTGGAGTCTAATGAAGCTTATGGACAA ACAGCCAGGCAAAACATTAAGTTGCAGTCAAATCAAGCATATGGAGAAATCAGATACGTTAAGTACTTAGACTGA
- the LOC135352214 gene encoding ATP-dependent helicase wrn-1-like produces MSCAVATGSCRDRPRLTESSDRIVLTALEKYFHYSSLRPGQLEAVQPVLNGEDVFIRMATGSGKSLCMFLPPLSSSDTSAAAVVISPLNGLMEQQVGQITSIGVSATLATKSNYDAAAQGSYRFVFMSPETAVSAPWRQFFTTPFAKQHLVLVAVDEAHCITDWGKSFRPAFEKLGCLRALTRVPFMALTATASSETQDAIVKSLHLVHPVFVSQPLDRPNIYVSASPIKALTTDLAGVSGILRCASPNSIPKILIFVRTKNDACKVYGVLNTAAYCSKYVGMYHASLTSQTKLIIRTDFQGNTQLRCLVATVAFGMGMDVGDIKVVIVYGAPNGINELHQLFGRAGRDGTAARAHVFYSNKQKNVNPVIENFCKSKENCRRKFMLSAVGCSHSVARNTSTDTSNHNPCCDVCDPSVCSAHIVCLQPVLSSARRPKRRRVRVASPEDSTNLEEKLRKVRDDIILKHPGFQMLGGEFVLSSSVLKAMCKDVQFIDSVEYIKERFGVRPELCDELFSVIESVFTTPSASKRLH; encoded by the exons ATGTCCTGTGCTGTAGCTACAGGTAGCTGTAGAGATAGACCTAGATTGACAGAAAGTAGTGACAGAATTGTGCTAACAGCATTAGAGAAGTACTTCCACTATTCGTCTCTGAGACCTGGTCAGCTAGAGGCAGTGCAACCTGTACTTAATGGTGAAGATGTTTTCATAAGGATGGCAACTGGTTCCGGAAAATCTTTGTGTATGTTTCTTCCCCCGTTGAGTTCAAGTGACACGTCGGCTGCAGCTGTAGTAATCAGCCCTTTGAATGGCCTAATGGAGCAACAA GTGGGGCAAATCACCAGCATAGGAGTGAGTGCAACTCTGGCAACAAAGAGTAACTATGATGCCGCTGCTCAAGGAAGTTATAGATTTG TTTTTATGTCTCCTGAAACGGCTGTAAGTGCACCATGGCGTCAGTTCTTTACAACTCCTTTCGCTAAACAACACCTTGTTCTAGTTGCTGTTGATGAAGCTCACTGCATCACTGATTG GGGGAAGTCATTTCGGCCTGCCTTTGAGAAGCTCGGTTGTTTGAGAGCTTTAACAAGAGTGCCTTTCATGGCTCTAACTGCTACAGCTTCAAGTGAAACACAAGATGCTATAGTAAAGTCTCTCCATCTCGTACATCCAGTTTTTGTCTCCCAGCCACTGGATCGCCCTAATATTTATGTGTCTGCTAGTCCAATTAAGGCGTTAACt actgaCTTAGCTGGAGTGAGTGGAATTCTTCGGTGTGCATCTCCAAACAGCATCCCCAAAATCTTGATTTTTGTTCGTACCAAGAATGATGCATGTAAAGTGTATGGTGTCCTGAACACAGCTGCTTACTGTTCTAAATATGTTGGAATGTATCATGCATCACTGACAAGCCAAACCAAGTTGATAATAAGGACTGACTTCCAAGGCAACACACAACTCCGTTGTCTGGTGGCAACTGTAGCATTTGGAATG GGGATGGACGTTGGAGACATCAAGGTAGTTATTGTTTATGGTGCCCCAAATGGAATCAATGAACTGCATCAG CTTTTTGGGCGTGCCGGAAGAGACGGAACTGCTGCCCGCGCTCATGTTTTCTACAGTAACAAACAAAAGAACGTAAATCCAGTCATCGAAAATTTTTGTAAATCGAAGGAAAACTGTAGAAGAAAGTTTATGTTGTCAGCTGTAGGATGTTCCCATAGTGTAGCGAGGAACACGTCGACTGATACCAGTAATCATAATCCATGCTGCGATGTTTGTGATCCTAGTGTTTGTTCTGCTCATATAGTGTGTTTACAGCCTGTTTTGTCATCAGCAAGAAGACCCAAACGTCGGCGTGTAAGAGTAGCCTCACCGGAAGATAGCACAAATCTAGAAGAGAAGCTCAGAAAAGTACGGGATGATATCATTTTAAAACACCCTGGATTTCAAATGTTAGGTGGCGAATTCGTTTTATCATCATCTGTACTTAAGGCGATGTGTAAAGATGTGCAATTTATAGATTCGGTTGAGTACATAAAGGAACGTTTTGGTGTGAGACCTGAATTGTGCGATGAACTATTTTCTGTAATTGAGAGTGTTTTTACTACTCCATCGGCTAGTAAAAGGCTACACTAA